A window of Cryptomeria japonica chromosome 3, Sugi_1.0, whole genome shotgun sequence contains these coding sequences:
- the LOC131047139 gene encoding uncharacterized protein LOC131047139: MDGHDRKRWSRMQKEVVKNAGNIAENSESSNPLVRLSDEPVDHRGNDFLGSSSVGHIHPGLSPARDAFAMDDPPSSSQAMDASHGIRKDLVSKSRDASNKYKHDDRPGSSSAGTIKNSSRKRSNSECSDLGQGEDYHPSLRSRGHVPYVRNSNRYTNISTNERNLCRRVQEDEFSNIRPSTVTIRRAERDDEPFDICFASRVLSPPPQSNETYKKIENLMPGMFLLKKWLSEHEQDALVKKCQELGLGKGGFFQPSFASGFKMRLRMMCLGWNWNHRTQRYEEIRAHDNAQPPAIPVDFVPLVHRAIEDCHNELRKDHTIRTQEELLEALPGLDPDVCIVNFYEESGRLGLHQDKDESLESLKKGLPVVSFSIGDTAEFCYGEERKSENLNKIMLESGDVLIFGGKSRLVFHGVSGLRCGTAPQWLTQNTSLRPGRLNLTFRQIFV, translated from the coding sequence ATGGATGGACATGATAGGAAGAGGTGGTCAAGAATGCAGAAAGAGGTGGTCAAGAATGCAGGGAATATTGCGGAAAATAGTGAGAGTAGTAACCCACTGGTAAGGTTAAGTGATGAACCTGTTGATCATCGGGGCAATGATTTTCTTGGTTCAAGCTCTGTTGGGCACATACACCCTGGTTTAAGTCCTGCCAGGGATGCTTTTGCAATGGATGATCCCCCAAGTTCAAGCCAAGCTATGGATGCTTCTCATGGTATACGCAAGGATCTAGTGTCAAAATCAAGAGATGCTTCTAATAAATATAAGCACGATGATCGCCCAGGTTCAAGCTCAGCTGGGACTATAAAAAACTCCAGTAGGAAGCGAAGTAATTCAGAATGCTCTGATCTAGGACAGGGTGAAGACTACCATCCAAGTTTAAGATCGAGAGGTCATGTTCCCTATGTCAGGAACAGCAATAGATATACAAACATATCTACAAATGAAAGAAACTTGTGTCGAAGAGTACAAGAAGATGAATTTTCTAACATTAGGCCTTCAACAGTAACAATCAGGAGAGCAGAAAGAGATGATGAACCATTTGATATTTGTTTTGCATCCCGAGTATTATCCCCTCCTCCACAGAGTAACGAGACATACAAGAAGATAGAGAACTTGATGCCTGGTATGTTTTTGCTAAAGAAATGGCTCAGTGAACATGAACAAGATGCATTAGTCAAAAAATGTCAAGAACTTGGTCTTGGGAAAGGTGGATTTTTTCAACCCAGTTTTGCTAGTGGTTTTAAAATGCGTTTGAGGATGATGTGCCTTGGTTGGAACTGGAATCACAGAACACAAAGATATGAAGAAATTCGTGCACATGATAATGCACAGCCACCAGCCATTCCTGTAGATTTTGTTCCCTTGGTTCACAGGGCCATTGAAGATTGTCACAATGAACTTAGAAAAGACCACACTATAAGAACCCAAGAAGAGTTGTTAGAGGCTTTGCCTGGCCTAGACCCTGATGTTTGCATTGTTAATTTCTATGAGGAGAGTGGAAGATTAGGACTACATCAGGACAAAGATGAAAGCTTAGAAAGTCTTAAAAAAGGTTTGCCTGTGGTATCATTTAGTATTGGTGACACTGCAGAATTTTGTTATGGAGAGGAGAGGAAATCTGAGAATCTTAATAAGATCATGTTGGAATCTGGAGATGTTCTAATCTTTGGAGGGAAATCGAGGCTTGTTTTCCATGGCGTCTCTGGTTTGCGCTGTGGTACTGCTCCCCAGTGGCTTACTCAAAATACTTCGTTGCGCCCTGGTCGACTAAATCTCACTTTCAGGCAGATATTTGTATGA